In Elaeis guineensis isolate ETL-2024a chromosome 1, EG11, whole genome shotgun sequence, a genomic segment contains:
- the LOC105032101 gene encoding acyl carrier protein 2, chloroplastic produces the protein MASISATAKSIPTRPRHSLQAVNGIFGLKSVSISSLRRSFPSIRLQPTPMRFRVCCAAKPETVQKVCDIVKKQLALAEDIAITGESKFSTLGADSLDTVEIVMGLEEAFNISVEEESAQNISTVQDAADLIETLVAAKSG, from the exons ATGGCTTCCATCTCTGCGACGGCTAAGTCCATTCCCACCCGGCCGCGGCATTCCCTGCAG GCAGTTAATGGGATTTTTGGTCTAAAATCAGTTTCTATTTCCAGCCTACGGAGAAGCTTTCCATCAATCAGATTGCAGCCAACCCCAATGCGCTTCCGGGTTTGTTGTGCT GCCAAACCAGAGACAGTGCAGAAGGTGTGTGACATCGTGAAGAAGCAACTGGCACTTGCGGAAGACATTGCAATCACTGGAGAATCTAAGTTCTCTACACTCGGTGCTGATTCACTTGATACG GTTGAAATTGTTATGGGTCTGGAAGAGGCGTTTAACATCAGTGTGGAAGAAGAGAGTGCGCAGAACATATCCACAGTGCAGGATGCTGCTGATCTGATTGAGACGCTTGTGGCagcaaaatctggataa